A window from Sinorhizobium fredii encodes these proteins:
- a CDS encoding RlmE family RNA methyltransferase, producing MTKSPIGGNRSGRKLGQKVKKGKLKASSRRWLERHINDPYVQRAQLEGYRARAAFKLLEIDEKHKILAGARRIIDLGAAPGSWSQIAAKVTNSTDADPRVAAIDFLEMDPIPGVRFLQMDFLDPEAPEKLKEAVGGTPDLVISDMAAPTTGHRQTDHLRTMHLCEVAAHFAVDVLAKGGHFLAKTFQGGTERDLLNMLKQNFRQVIHVKPASSRAESVEMFLLAKDFKGRQKAGTETEAEEEAAE from the coding sequence ATGACGAAATCCCCGATCGGCGGCAACCGCAGCGGCCGCAAGCTCGGCCAAAAGGTGAAGAAGGGCAAGCTCAAGGCATCCTCGCGCCGTTGGCTTGAACGGCACATCAACGACCCTTACGTGCAGCGCGCCCAGCTCGAGGGCTATCGCGCCCGGGCGGCTTTCAAGCTTTTGGAGATCGACGAGAAGCACAAGATTTTGGCCGGCGCCCGGCGCATCATCGATCTCGGCGCCGCACCCGGCAGCTGGTCGCAGATCGCTGCCAAGGTGACGAATTCGACCGATGCGGATCCGCGCGTCGCCGCAATCGACTTTCTCGAGATGGACCCGATCCCGGGGGTCCGCTTCCTGCAGATGGATTTCCTCGACCCCGAAGCGCCGGAAAAGCTCAAGGAGGCGGTCGGCGGCACGCCCGACCTCGTCATCTCCGACATGGCGGCGCCGACCACCGGCCATCGTCAGACCGACCATCTGCGCACCATGCATCTCTGTGAAGTGGCGGCGCATTTTGCAGTCGACGTGCTCGCCAAGGGAGGGCACTTCCTGGCAAAAACCTTCCAGGGCGGTACGGAGCGCGACCTTCTCAACATGCTGAAGCAGAATTTCCGCCAGGTCATACATGTGAAGCCGGCCTCATCGCGCGCTGAATCGGTCGAGATGTTCCTGCTCGCCAAGGATTTCAAGGGTCGGCAGAAGGCCGGCACAGAGACGGAAGCCGAAGAAGAGGCGGCGGAATAG
- a CDS encoding VOC family protein, which yields MLLYVTVGTNDLERAGAFYDGVLPTLGYRRQRWDETEIGYGADGDMRVRFWVVTPFNREPATYGNGVSIALVAETRGAVDAFYAAALANGGTDEGAPGLRPFHAHFYGAWVRDLDGNKIAAVCERPE from the coding sequence ATGTTGCTCTACGTGACGGTCGGCACCAACGACCTCGAACGCGCCGGCGCGTTCTATGACGGCGTGCTCCCAACCCTCGGCTACCGCCGCCAGCGGTGGGACGAAACCGAGATCGGCTACGGCGCCGATGGTGATATGCGCGTCCGCTTCTGGGTGGTCACCCCGTTTAATCGCGAGCCTGCCACCTATGGCAACGGCGTGAGCATCGCGCTCGTGGCCGAGACACGAGGCGCCGTCGATGCCTTTTATGCCGCGGCGCTTGCAAACGGCGGCACCGACGAGGGCGCGCCGGGGCTGCGGCCGTTCCACGCGCATTTTTATGGCGCCTGGGTCCGCGATCTCGATGGCAACAAGATTGCCGCCGTCTGCGAGCGGCCGGAATAG
- a CDS encoding DHA2 family efflux MFS transporter permease subunit produces MNRIVPMILAVALFMEQMDSTVISTSLPAIAHDIGVGPITLKLALTSYMVALAIFIPLSGWMADRFGAKRIFRTAMLVFVAGSVFCAVADSLVAFVLARFLQGMGGAMMTPVARLVLVRGTPRSELVSAMALLTIPALVGPLAGPPLGGFITTYFSWHWIFLINVPVGIAGYVLSGIYLPEMERQNPPPVDILGFLLGAIAASGIVFGLSVISLPALPPAVGIASVAAGIAATFLYIFHARRHPAPVLDLGLFRDSAFRAASIGGTVFRISVGAVPFLMPLMLQIGFGLNPFQSGLITFIGAVGAITTKFFARRVLAFAGFRTTLIIAAIIAAGTTFVNGFFTPATPYLVMLTILLIAGFARSFFFTSVNALSFADIDDADASKATSMSAVLQQISLALGVAVAGAILEIRTAIGSGPLALDDFHIAFMIIAAANLLAAIPFLTMAKNAGASVSGHRKALREAEATAGK; encoded by the coding sequence ATGAACCGCATCGTCCCGATGATCCTCGCCGTCGCTCTTTTCATGGAGCAGATGGATTCCACCGTCATTTCGACGTCGCTCCCGGCGATCGCGCATGACATCGGCGTCGGGCCGATCACGCTCAAGCTGGCGCTCACCTCCTATATGGTTGCGCTCGCAATCTTCATTCCCTTGAGCGGCTGGATGGCGGACCGCTTCGGCGCCAAGCGCATCTTCCGCACGGCGATGCTCGTGTTCGTCGCCGGATCGGTGTTCTGCGCCGTCGCAGACAGCTTGGTCGCCTTCGTGCTGGCGCGCTTCCTGCAGGGCATGGGTGGCGCGATGATGACGCCGGTCGCGCGGCTCGTGCTGGTGCGCGGCACGCCGCGCAGCGAGCTCGTCTCCGCCATGGCGCTGCTCACCATTCCGGCTCTCGTCGGACCCTTGGCGGGCCCACCGCTCGGCGGCTTCATCACCACCTATTTCTCTTGGCACTGGATCTTCCTGATCAATGTGCCGGTCGGCATTGCGGGCTATGTGCTTTCCGGCATCTACCTGCCGGAGATGGAGCGGCAGAACCCGCCGCCGGTCGACATTCTCGGCTTTCTGCTCGGCGCCATCGCCGCCTCGGGCATCGTCTTCGGACTTTCGGTCATCAGCCTGCCGGCCCTGCCGCCGGCGGTCGGCATCGCTTCCGTCGCGGCCGGCATTGCCGCGACCTTCCTTTACATCTTCCACGCGCGCCGCCATCCGGCACCGGTGCTCGACCTCGGGCTGTTTCGCGACAGCGCCTTCCGCGCCGCCTCGATCGGCGGCACGGTCTTCCGCATCTCCGTCGGCGCCGTTCCGTTCCTAATGCCGCTGATGCTGCAGATCGGCTTCGGCCTCAATCCGTTCCAGTCGGGGCTGATCACCTTCATCGGCGCCGTCGGCGCGATCACCACGAAATTCTTCGCCCGCCGCGTTCTCGCCTTTGCCGGCTTCCGCACGACGCTGATCATTGCCGCCATCATCGCCGCCGGCACCACCTTCGTGAACGGCTTCTTCACGCCGGCGACGCCTTACCTCGTCATGCTCACGATCCTGCTCATCGCCGGCTTTGCCCGCTCCTTCTTCTTCACCAGCGTCAACGCACTTTCCTTCGCCGACATCGACGACGCCGACGCCAGCAAGGCAACGTCGATGAGCGCCGTGCTGCAGCAGATCAGCCTTGCGCTCGGCGTGGCGGTGGCGGGCGCGATCCTGGAAATCCGAACCGCGATCGGCAGCGGACCGCTGGCGCTCGACGACTTTCACATCGCCTTCATGATCATCGCGGCCGCCAATCTGCTGGCGGCGATCCCGTTTTTGACGATGGCGAAGAATGCCGGCGCTTCCGTCTCCGGCCATCGAAAGGCGCTGCGGGAAGCCGAGGCGACGGCCGGTAAGTAG
- the guaB gene encoding IMP dehydrogenase has product MARIIETATGLEALTFDDVLLQPGHSEVMPGQTNIATRIAQDIDLNLPILSAAMDTVTEARLAIAMAQAGGVGVIHRNLTPAEQAEEVRQVKKFESGMVVNPVTIGPDATLADALGLMKAHGISGIPVVENGGSGGQKQGRLVGILTNRDVRFASDPAQKIYELMTRENLVTVKESVDQQEAKRLLHKHRIEKLLVVDPEGRCVGLITVKDIEKSQLNPNASKDSQGRLRAAAAVSVGDDGFERAERLIDAGVDLIVVDTAHGHSQRVLDAVSRVKNLSNSVRIMAGNVATADGTKALIDAGADAVKVGIGPGSICTTRIVAGVGVPQLAAIMAAVEAAQASGIPVIADGGIKYSGDLAKAIAAGASAVMVGSLLAGTEESPGEVFLYQGRSFKAYRGMGSVGAMARGSADRYFQAEVRDTLKLVPEGIEGQVPYKGPVGGVLHQLAGGLKASMGYVGGATIKDYQERATFVRISGAGLRESHAHDVTITRESPNYPGAA; this is encoded by the coding sequence ATGGCGCGCATCATCGAAACGGCAACCGGTCTGGAGGCTTTGACCTTCGACGACGTCCTGCTGCAGCCGGGACATTCCGAGGTGATGCCCGGCCAGACGAATATCGCGACCCGCATAGCCCAGGATATCGATCTCAATCTGCCGATTCTTTCGGCCGCCATGGACACGGTCACCGAGGCGCGACTCGCGATCGCCATGGCCCAGGCCGGCGGCGTCGGCGTCATCCACCGCAATCTGACGCCCGCCGAACAGGCCGAAGAGGTCCGCCAGGTCAAGAAGTTCGAAAGCGGCATGGTCGTCAATCCGGTGACGATCGGACCGGACGCGACGCTGGCGGACGCGCTGGGCCTGATGAAGGCGCACGGCATTTCCGGCATTCCGGTCGTAGAGAACGGCGGCAGCGGCGGCCAGAAGCAGGGCCGCCTCGTCGGCATCCTGACCAACCGCGACGTCCGCTTCGCGTCCGATCCGGCGCAGAAGATCTATGAACTGATGACGCGGGAAAACCTCGTCACCGTCAAGGAAAGCGTCGATCAGCAGGAGGCCAAGCGCCTCTTGCACAAGCACCGGATCGAGAAGCTGCTGGTCGTCGATCCGGAAGGCCGCTGCGTCGGCCTGATCACGGTCAAGGACATCGAGAAGTCGCAGTTGAACCCGAACGCCTCCAAGGACTCCCAGGGACGGCTTCGCGCCGCCGCTGCGGTCAGCGTCGGCGACGACGGCTTCGAGCGCGCCGAGCGACTGATTGACGCCGGTGTCGACCTGATCGTCGTCGACACCGCGCACGGCCATTCGCAGCGCGTCCTCGACGCGGTCAGCCGGGTGAAGAACCTTTCGAACTCGGTCCGCATCATGGCCGGTAATGTTGCAACGGCGGACGGCACCAAGGCTTTGATTGACGCCGGCGCCGATGCCGTCAAGGTCGGCATCGGTCCGGGCTCCATCTGCACCACCCGTATCGTTGCCGGCGTCGGCGTGCCGCAGCTCGCCGCGATCATGGCGGCCGTCGAGGCGGCGCAGGCCTCGGGCATCCCGGTGATCGCCGACGGCGGCATCAAATATTCCGGCGACCTCGCCAAGGCGATCGCCGCCGGCGCGTCTGCCGTCATGGTCGGCTCGCTGCTCGCCGGCACCGAGGAAAGCCCCGGCGAGGTCTTCCTCTACCAGGGCCGTTCCTTCAAGGCCTACCGCGGCATGGGTTCGGTCGGCGCCATGGCGCGCGGTTCGGCCGACCGCTATTTCCAGGCGGAAGTCCGCGACACGCTGAAGCTCGTGCCGGAAGGCATCGAGGGCCAGGTGCCGTACAAGGGGCCGGTCGGCGGCGTGCTGCACCAGCTCGCCGGCGGTCTCAAGGCGTCGATGGGCTATGTCGGCGGCGCGACGATCAAGGACTACCAGGAGCGCGCCACCTTCGTGCGCATCTCCGGCGCCGGCCTTCGCGAGAGCCACGCCCATGATGTGACGATCACCCGCGAGAGCCCGAACTATCCGGGCGCCGCTTGA
- a CDS encoding MAPEG family protein, with translation MTGFEIFWPVVAHVALVFALYALLSTRRSAVVRAGKAEPSEFRENRGEPSESLVVRNSIANQFELPVLFHACCVLLYITAADNLLAVGLAWVFVGSRYAHAFVHVTSNRLRHRGPLFLAGFVMLAAMWAWLALWMAMN, from the coding sequence ATGACGGGGTTCGAGATATTCTGGCCCGTGGTCGCCCATGTCGCGCTGGTCTTCGCGCTCTATGCGCTCCTCTCGACGCGCCGATCTGCGGTTGTGCGCGCCGGCAAGGCGGAGCCATCTGAGTTTCGCGAGAACCGGGGAGAGCCGAGCGAGAGCCTGGTCGTGCGTAACAGCATCGCCAACCAGTTCGAACTGCCGGTGCTCTTCCATGCCTGCTGCGTGCTTCTCTACATCACCGCAGCTGACAATCTTCTGGCGGTGGGCCTTGCCTGGGTGTTCGTCGGATCCCGCTACGCGCACGCGTTCGTTCATGTGACCAGCAACCGGCTCCGCCATCGCGGCCCTCTCTTCCTGGCCGGCTTTGTCATGCTTGCAGCCATGTGGGCCTGGCTCGCCCTCTGGATGGCGATGAACTGA